agatgaactGCACTGAAATTAAAATAACAAATTCCTAAATAAATTAAGTCTGAACTGCTGAacaatcaatgtaaaaatgacaaatcaatgactcaacattaaaaaaaatttgttttacaTTTGAGAAACCAAGTTTCTGTGTGTCTGTTATGGAGAACAAAAACAGGACGAGGTTTGTTAGATAATTACAGCTTCATTTGTTAAGTTCAACACTATTTTTCACTATCCATTCATCTCTGCAGTTGAAATTACTTGGGAAAATGTGTGGGTTCTTACACGGAGTCACTGTTTAGAACAATCAATGAAATAATCTACATACCAGAGATTGGATAATTTAATTATTATAATGACAATTACATCATTTATGCCTAATGTAACTGatttgcatcatagttattgtAGATGTTCTATTCAAAGTTCCCAGTATCTGCATAATTTAAAATCTgcatcacagcaacaacacaaacattttgGTCTTTTAGTTTAGGTGTTTGGGTCGAGTGATACATCCCATCTGTTTCTAGGGTAACACCCTTGAATATAGAAACACATAAGATTAAATAACTTCACTGAGGTCACATGACATGCTGCCTTGAATCCATAAAATAAAACCTGCAGATGGTACACAGCAGACCTGGATAGGAAAACAACAGCGCTCCCTACTGACAGTGAAAAGCACTGCTTCAGTGTCACTGTTGGCTTGGAGGCATATGACAGAGAGtaaaaaagttctcagacaaatgtaataaaaagtttattaatcaaaataacaaaattatttttCTACAAAAGCTCTATGAGAATCTAAACACTTTTGTAATCTGAGTATCCATTGGTAGAGTCCTTCTTTGCAGAATTGCTGGGGCTGTGCACTGCATATTTTGaaattacatttgtctgagaactttttgactctccgtTGAGTATTTATTATGGAAAGTAGCTATTtatacacactaccagtcaaaagtttggactcaccttctcatttaaatgacatgagatggaccgcagatggtcaacaagtgctcaacatcactgggactgttggaaaacatttcagtgactacctcatgaagctcattgaaggaatgccaagaatgtgcaaagcagtaataaaagcaaaatgtggttattttgaagaatctaaaatataaaacatgctttgagttatgtcacacttcttttaattacataattccatatgtgttcattcatagttttgatgccttcagtgagaatctacaatgtaaatagtcatgacaataaacaaaaaacaggtgagtccaaacttctgACTGGTAGTAAATAAAACAtcatcacacaaaaaaataacagaatacaTATCAGTGTAATGTTATAGTTACAGAGTtatatatatcagggtagagactgcgatctggtaggatcggcgattctaccagtagaaactccgatcagagtctctactggtagaaactccgattgggttaaggttagggttagggtcagagactctgatcggagtttctactggtagaatcgccgatcctaccacatcgcagtctctaccctgacatatacatacTGTTCCTAATAACACAATTAAAATGTTGATCACAAACAAGTTACTGTGTTCTTTTTGTTCAAAATAAAAGAAAGTGTTTATATGCAGAACAGATTTGCTCTTTATTGTCATCAGTTTGGTGTTTGTGATCTGTTTAACATCAGAACAGAATAATTTGATTCCAATTTTACAGCAGAATTAAAAGTCTGTCAGTAATCGTCCAGAGTGCTGATGTTAGATGAACACTGCCTGGTTTTAATTTggtatgtaaatgtatttaattgGATTACagatgaaatcttttttttttttacattgtaacaGAGTAACTAGTAACCTGTAACCTGTGACAGTTCAATAACCTTTCCACCACTGACGTTCACTTTAAAACTTTTCTGTCATTCCAGTTGTTTATATTATGAGCAGACTACAGTAAACAAAAGGGCTTCGGGGAAAGAATAAAGTCAAGTTTAATTAAATTCAGTGTGTGTACTGGCTGTGTAGTCTACACgacctgcacacacacagctgttcaaGGACAAAAAGATATGAAAGAAAAAGGAACTGAACCACTTCCTGTGTCTGACAGTCAAAACAGGCTCAGGTTCACTAAGCTCCTGTCTAGGCTGTGAGTAAATGATGTACCTGAAGGTGCTTTGCAGGAGTCGGAGTGAATGTGCAAAAGCTCATGAGCACCACACTCACCAGGCCATGTTCCTTTCTATTGGGGAATGATTTCTTGAatgttgctgcttttttttttaacccctcaTCAGTCTAAATGGTTCTAAACTGACTCTTCTACTGTGGATACTCTGGTTGAAATGATCACAAACATTTATGAtgtggaaagaccttttctgcAAAGGCTGATAAATGATTCATGTATTGACTCAGGCTGGAATAGGTGGAGCAGTTGTCGCCTTAGCATTGTTACTGGGGATTACTCTGAaccacatttcatttatttcatttcatttatttggatctccattagctttggcttaggccatcgctattcttcctggagtccacacctAACACGATTGTCTTTATACTGCAATACACAAATTAtcaaaaaacacccacacacaaaacaaaacaaaattaaagctgcaagcggcatctaaaggccctcgccacgggcacgtccagtagaagtatgtccatcgttcagcaggtggcgctctagcaccaactttcaatgtcttctgatgaatgggtgtaggcctgggagattgacaactgattcacatttgagggaaatcattgttcgtatgtccaaactacagaaatttttgtataagtaaatctgtagggggcgctatggagcccatattcaatttgttccattgaatgggtgtaagcctgtgagatgtaccactgagtcaaatttgagccaaatcggtgttcgtatgtccgagctgatgcaattttcgtgaaggtaaatttgtagggggcgctattgcgcgaaatggcattttcttttgataaatgggtttaggcctgggagattgacaactgattcaaatttgagccaaattggtgttcgtatgtctgaagtgaagtaattttcgtaaaggtaaaattgtagggggcgctatagcgccaaatttaaattttttctaataaatgggtgtaggcctgagagatagatgtctgagtcaaatttgagccaaatcggtgttcgtatgtccgaactgaagcaattttaataaaaaaattttaaaaaaaacttgtagggggcgctgtagtgcgaaactgcagtttcttttgacaaataggtataggcctgggagacagaagtctgagtcaaatttaagccaaatcgatGTTTGTAtctccaaactgatgtcatttttgtaaatgtacatttgtagaggGCGCTATTgcgcgaaatttcaatttcttttaataaatgggtgtaggcctgggagatggacgtctgagtcaaatttgagccaaattggtgttcctatgtctgagctgaagcaatttttgtaatggtaaattcccgaagaaactttgcaaattttacgacgtcgtcacacaaaaacggtcgCACCAATCCccaaaattcggctaacttttgatgccccacgtctctagatactgtacaccgattttcagCTCATTCGGCAAaaggccaaggaggagatagttaaaatacgacgtcagcgaaaacgctgactcagcattttggaaatttcaatccaatatggccgacttccggttggtttaggggcgtggccacaataatattttttgtttgtctcctcatgatgaatctgtgtaccgattttcgtggctctacgacaaactttatgttggacatgctcccattgacataatgcatttccacttttcaagggggcgctgcagcaacatttctttaccgacatctacgaaacctatatgtaaattcaattttgcacatttctgaattttgggcaaaatttggtgagttttcataaattttcagggggtcaaaattgagctcaaagcgcaggagaaagaaaaataagacaaaaaaaaatatattaaaaaaaaaaaaaataataataatctgagcaagaacaatatagccatttccgtggcaaccacatatttggccttatttgaaagctctcgaggtcccccacatgtctgtggggtcagatgtcacgtgtcgtgcacttacacctacatgactgaccccgagtgcgcgtctcccattgactcccattcattctgagcaggtgtaaatatgcgatttgtgcacatgtcatatacatcttcggaaaggtctcagtgccgtgaatgtgaatatgtgtgagagtggcaacagtggcgaaaggcgaccgcgtcactggcgattttgtccccatgcgcccactgcagactcaataggccctgcgccggctttactcggctcgggcctaaaaacacaaacaactaaAAACGATTCATCCCAATTACTAAACAAAAACCACATACATGTTGTACAGGACCTAGTTCCATTAACAGTACCTCCCAAACAGTAATTTTTAGCATACTTTGGAAATGGTCAGATATATTTCAGTTATATATCAATATAATGTCAATCAAATATACATTAGCAGACACCGAGcattgttttgcaaataaatactttcagtaattctttaaatctgtatttattttcttgaatgataCGTCCCGGCAGAGCATTCCATATCCCCATGGCTCTATACATGTGTATAATAcacactgtgtgtgtatatatatatatatatatatatatatatatatatatatatatatatatatatatacacacacacacacacacgtatatatatatatataattaaataaaaaacaggaCTGTTTACATATACTGCTGAAAAGCTTTAATAAGAAATGGCAACAATATATTACAAAGCAAagacattatattacattttctcAAAAATTCATTTTATACAGGTTTACACACCACATACACTAACAACAAAAACTATACACATACTGGAATGCATTAACGTTTCATTCAGTCTGCCTCACTGTGAAGGCACTTTTTAATAAATCTCCTATGTAAAAATGAACATCTATATTCAGAAAATATATAACATACACATGACCATGATGTGGCTTCAAGAGAAATTGTAGAAACTTTAGAATAAATGTAAAAGATTATCTCATAACAGCAGTTCAATGTGTAGAAAAGCAGTACTTAGTGCGACTCATTCTGCCTTAAACATGCAGCAGGTTTCTTTCTAAACCCTAAAAAACATGACTTTTACCATTTATAAAGTACACACAATCCCACAGAAAACAACATATTTCTCATAACATTTGTTCATTGTGTTATATTCATACTTACATTACAAGTTTCTCTCCAGTATTTGTACCGTGGTGCCACTTAGAGCACTTTGATGATTATCCGACTCATGACACACTTCCACACACTCAATACACTGTCTCAGGTCTGATGATTTGACACTGATGAACGGAACTTTCACCCTCACATATGATCACACGTTTCAGGATGTTTTTTAATCTGTAAACATGATTATACGAGACAATAGTATAAATACTGTAGCTGTCCGACCGCATTAGCTCGTCTCCTGGTTGTAACAGTCTTGGTGAAAAACGTTCTTTTGAGCTCAGCAAGTCATTTTCTAAGCATCTCTTTTCTTCACCTGCTGACATCAGTACTTTAGAGACGAAAATACAGCAAAAGACCTTGACTCAAACAATACACACGCATCTGCGCCATGTGCAAAGTGTGTGTCGCTGTCTTACACACAAATGTAGCAGTGACACCATTTCTTCCTTGGAACTCAAACTATAATTGAAACGAACGCAACACAAATCATTTTCTAGATGTGTGATGTCCACTTTGTTTTTGGTTGACAGGAGGATGTTGGGCTGCAGCTGTCGAACTTACGCCCCTTTTATTGTTAAAATGCTGAACCACACCTAACTGCAGGAACATCATTTATATctatggcttaaaaaaaaaaaaaaaaaaaaaaaaaaaaaaagtttttgctcACTGGGACAACCCCTAAATGATTTAAGTCATATAAACATAAAATGTTTGTTCTATTTTctcatattatattaaaaatgtcACTTAAAATATGTTCTTGTTGGAGCAGTGGCAGTTTTAAGAAAATGAGTATCCTCTGGATACATTTTGACAAAAGTGGAAATGTtttcataaatatttaaataaactcaAATGTTGCTTAAAAGGCTGCTGGACTTGTGATTGTAGTTCAGGTCCATATACCAATGTTTCACGTCACAGGTCCAGTGTTCAAGAAAACAAAGCAGCGGTCCCGTTCATTTGGTCCAGCTCAGACAGTTCTGTGAGGGGGGTTTCACACTTATCATCGGTGCTGACGATGCTGTACTGGCCGTTCTCTGCatctctggttggtggttttgtcctgtccTGTAGAACAGTGTGGATGAAGCCCAGTGGGACGGGCATCATGGCAAATATGATGAGTAAAGCCAGGACAGCCAGAGCCCAGCCGGGGTACTCCAGGTCCTCCTCAGAGGCCTGAAATAAAGACACAGGATCAGTTAAAAATGATATTTAAGTCAAAAGGGTTTCACAAAAACTACTGCAGAGCCTGGATCTTTCTGACATTATAAAATACAGCGACTGATTGAACTAAATTACTGTGGGACCACAGTGGAGCTATGTGCATTCAGAGTGTACATCACAGCTTTAAATTGGCTATAAAGtgcccctgaaaatatggtcttTCAATGAAATTGATACATCATTGGTTATTTGAACAATTAGAACTACACAGTGGTGGAAAACAGTTTGtgttcaccccatgcatttgtgacatcttgcattaagaatcactcatGTCATTGAACTCATGTCATTGTGTATTATTCCATTCTCCAAAGCCACgcgctcccttctgcacatgctctgttccatcaatgTCAAACCTGGATGTTTCAACAAGATAATGAAATACATCTAggtcatgacatgttgaaactgtcaaggatttagttttttactttttcttgttaacattaacaaaaaatatatatataatttacatttgtttgtgtctgtctgatgcagtcacaccttttgaaacaaacaaaaaaatttctgcaaatatttcatgttgATATTTGGGATTTTgcaaaattttaagggtgtctgaaaaacTTTTTTCCATTGCTGCAATTGCACCAGTGAACTGATTTCAGGatgtcttcattgtgtttttacagCAGAAATGAACAAAGAGAAAATAAGAGAACATTTTTGTCATTATCTGATCCAACTGTTACTTAGTGAGATGCCAATGGCTGCAGAAAATATGTATGATTCACTCTTTCCTTAAATAACAGTAAACTGTGCTTTACAACAAACAGCATTTGGATCctaggatgtgttttttttttccataccttCTCTTGGTTCCACGCCTTATAAGTGGGGGGTTTAATACCCATGCGGATAATGGTGGCTAACAGCAGCCCCAGCATAGCAAGTAGGCAAATGTATTTCCAGAGGTATTTGTAAATGACATGTGGACGCCATCCCAGCATTCCCTGAATGTCGTCAAGGAACCTTCAAAACCAGAAGGTCAAAGGTGAATATACATTTCTTTGAGGTACAGctaagttaaaaaaaaccaaacaaacatacatacatttatcagTCTGACTTTTTAGTTCAAATAGTGAAAGTAGACCTCACCTATCAGCTCCATAGAGCCACGACACACTGAACGTCTCAAAAACCACCACGATGATGAGGGGTAGAGTGGCAGAGTAATCATCAAACATTGTCACAAAGTAGTTCCCACAGCGCTGGGTGAAGAGTAACCCGATCACAAAGCCAATGATGCAGCTGAACACTGCAACGACACAACAGATACGTGAGATTACAACGAGCTCTAAATAACACTGTCTGTGATGAAGGTTATGAAGGGTTAAAAATAATTTCACTCACATCAATAACAATTAAAACAGATGAACTTTCACTTTTCTCCCTTAATCCTGTAATTGTGTCATATTATAACAACATGAAATTATCTGAGGGTACATAACATAGACCTTGATAAAGTATGGAATAAAATAGAATCCCTGACAGTTACACAAGCTCTGCTGTGTGGTTACCGTTAATGATTCATGGTGTACAATGATAAATTTATTTTGCGCAACACAGGACCTTCAATAAATAATAGTTTGAACAATTTATGTCATGTGACATTTCATCCTACGTTTTAGTTTCTATtagaactacaaaaaaaaaaaaagttgactaaaacaatttgtcaaaataaatttttttttgcaatcataaaaaaattgaccATTTAAAATTTTACTAAAGCAAAACCTACTGTGAAAAACTACATAAATAGAACTAATGAACAGCTTAGGATTTCCTTAATttcatgtaattgttttttttaagtccGAATAAGTATACAAATAACACGTTTTATGTTAAGTCATGTCAGTTTGTTCTGCTTTGAGCAGGTGTTTACCGGTGAGTTTGGTCTTGTTGTTGGCCAGAGTTTTGAAGCGGTCCTTTAGGGGGGCCAGGATACCCTCCATAGTGCCAAACATGGTACTGAGGCCCAAGTTGAGCAGCATCAGGAAAAAGAGCGCTGACCAGAAAGGGCTGCCGGGCAGAAGAGTCATGGCCTCTGTAAACGCAATAAAGGCCAAGCCTGTGCCCTCCACAccctaaacacaaacacacagaacaacacttAAGTCTCTACACACACCACGGTTCTTCATGCTGGTGggtaaaatgttcattaaaagcATCTTCAAAGCAAAATTATGTTGGTCCAAAAACTCACTCTACCTTCTGCATCTCtgtctccaggctgcaggctgttAGGTTGCCTGGTATTTTGCTTCCGTGCTGTTGAAACCAGGATGAGTAGTGTTGTGTGTTCACAGACTTCGGGTCAGAGATGTTGAAGACTGGCATCAGGCTTTTCTCAACATAACCGCTGTTAAACTGCTCCGATAACTGGTTCAAATTactgagaaacaaaaaaatatatatactcaaTGGGGAATAAATCatccaaaacacaaaaataaggtttgtATTTGTTTCAAGAAGTTACATTTAAAACCCCTTAAAGATAAAGGTCGTTTCAGAGCCATTTCACATCCAacagctttgttttgtttgtatgacTGACTCTTTTTTTAAACATCAGTCCAAAACTTACAAGCTGAGATCTCTACTGTCAATAAAAATGGCAAATGAAAGCTGCTTAATATAAACAACTCCTTCTCATACTTTGAAGGTTTTAGTCACattactaacccataaagacccaaacatccaccagcgaccaaaatcatctactgatctaaactgtttaatacctattgatccactaatcctattaatccatgtaaataatcagtgtaaaatccagtttgtcatcttttcctgatcatcagatatgacccatttggacattcagaggctccatagttaacgtggagtttgataaatgccagtggatggacacaccatttattttatgttcagctaatgatagattgtgctgaaaaagtcactttttcttcagttttctccgtttttgataaaataaccatcagctttaatccgagcttttatgaacatctacatgatcagtaaattaaatataggaaaatacataattttccacataaaaatgcaaaatacagagtttaatattagaatagatgttgataaatcacttaaaaaaggttaaaaatagaaaaaaattcatttgggaactgccacataagtagcgctgggtctttatgggttaattcgggttttatgcatttttacctccgccaggaggtattgtgatcgctttgctttgtgtgtttgcatgcgtgcgtgtttgtttgtttgttagcaagataactcaaaaagttatggacggattttcatgaaattttcaggaaatgttgatactggcacaaggaagaaatgattaaattttggtggtgattgggggtggggtgggggggccacaggggcccacagatctgccttggtggaggtctgcactctgagcgCTTTTCTTGTTGTCTTTTAAAAAAACCTATGAGTACAGTCATGCAAAGGCTTGAATTCATACCTTGAAGATTATTCTTTAATTAAACATACCTGACAATACATTCCATGACTTTGTTTTTGGCACGGAAGCCGAGCACAGCAAACACGACCAGTGTGGCAAGAACAGACGTAAGGAAGTTTATGAAGGAGACAGTGTAAGCGTCACGGTGGCAGTTATTGTTTTTGGGATTGTAGGATGAGTAGGCAATTATGGAGCCAAAACCAAGGCCCAGAGCAAAGAAGACCTGCGTGGCAGCCTGCCGCCAAACCTGTATGTCTTTCCAGATTTCGAGCTGAAAGAGTGAGAAAGTAAGAAGAACAGATTAGTCCAAGAACTCTTACATCTACCTGACTTTTCTACAAACCTGAGATGTTAATTACATACCTTTGGGTAGAACATGTATGTGATTCCTTCCATGGCCCCATCCAGCATGAGTCCTCGGATGAGGAAGCAGAACAAGACTATGTACGGGAAGATGGAGGAGAAATACATCACCTATAAAATAAGGAGGAACAATTACTACCTTTTCCCAAAAGCATTAGAGGAAGATGTCACAGCTTTGTTTTTGCagatatgttttgtactttcagtTAACAGATACAACTCTGCTGACTCCCATTTTAGAAATCATGTTGCTTAAATGCTCAATATTTTCATTTCTTCAATGTCTGCTCCTGTATTTATTAATATTCAGCATGCTCATGTAAATAGGTTTGTCTTTACTGATTGCAATGATATTTCTACTATTATAAAACTGTTTCTCCAGAGATGATGTTTAATCTTAGGAGCATTACTACCTGCTTTTTGTTTTACTCTCAACTTACGGCTTATGTAATTAAGGTGCTTAAATCAGGGCTTATACATCTGACTTCAGCCTAAACAGGATTAAACCTTCCATTTTCAACTGTTCACTTCAATATAAAGTACAGTAAATAATGAACAGAATCTCTTTTCGATGTAATTGTCATCAACCACCAGACCTTCAGAATGAACTGGTTTGGCTGATGCATTAAAGAaactaaacaaaaccaaaacGAAAATACAAAGGTACTTGAAGATACACACTGGATTCTATCATTTACACTGGGCCAACATCCAAGCCTGACATTCCTCAGATTCCATTACCCACAGAAACATAAGCCCAACACATGACAGGGATTTGACAAAGTCCAAATGTAGCACAACCTGCTAGTGTAGATTTACACCTTTTGTTATTGATCAGGCATCCACCTGGTAAATGTACCTGGGGTCTTTAAGCCTGCCATCTAAAATATATCAGTCTTTAGAATGGTGCCACAGTAGGTCAACCATGTACCTTCACAGAAGATTTGATCCCCTTAAACATTCCCAGGCACACAATGGTCCAGGCGGCCAGCAGACAGCAGACAATGTAAGGATTAAACGAGCCCGTCTCATCAATTGAGTCTGTGATATCCAGAGCTTCACGGTACCAGAAATATGACGTGGGGGAGCTCTTTTCACATTCTTTAACTggttgaaaaagaagaaaaagaaaataataaacacataatGAATCGTCTTGTAACAGGAGTAAATGACAATAATTCATGTAATTCCAGTTTTAAACCGTTGTGTGTATTTACCAGTTACATTTCCTTCTTGTGGACACTCTTCCCAAGGTAAAGGTTGCTGAAACGAGTTCCCAAGGTAGAACAGACTCCATGCCAGGATTACATTGTAGTAAAGAGCCACAAAGAAACATACCTGAGgacatttaaaaacacaattattaaTGGCATGAAAACTGTGGGTATCAAACAGCAACCAAAtaccatttacacacacacaaacaaatcttttttttctaatcAGTTAACATCTTACCACACAGCTGGAGTAGCCAATCCCTGCTAGCCTTGGGGAGATGTACTTCCACACCCCAATGCTACCCTGTCGAATGGCCTGACCAGCCGCCAGCTCCAGGAAGAACAGAGGAATACCCACAACCAGCATTAGCAGCACGTACAGGAGGAGAAAGGCACCTGAGAAGAGGTGACCAGCACTCAGTTAGCAGATGCATATCC
The nucleotide sequence above comes from Sphaeramia orbicularis chromosome 19, fSphaOr1.1, whole genome shotgun sequence. Encoded proteins:
- the LOC115439299 gene encoding sodium-dependent neutral amino acid transporter B(0)AT2-like isoform X1, producing the protein MEKQPLPTDNDRTGTTDMEPNGYAVEENQQDSSEPPARAGWNSKLEYFLAQVGFSVGLGNVWRFPYLCHQNGGGAFLLLYVLLMLVVGIPLFFLELAAGQAIRQGSIGVWKYISPRLAGIGYSSCVVCFFVALYYNVILAWSLFYLGNSFQQPLPWEECPQEGNVTVKECEKSSPTSYFWYREALDITDSIDETGSFNPYIVCCLLAAWTIVCLGMFKGIKSSVKVMYFSSIFPYIVLFCFLIRGLMLDGAMEGITYMFYPKLEIWKDIQVWRQAATQVFFALGLGFGSIIAYSSYNPKNNNCHRDAYTVSFINFLTSVLATLVVFAVLGFRAKNKVMECIVSNLNQLSEQFNSGYVEKSLMPVFNISDPKSVNTQHYSSWFQQHGSKIPGNLTACSLETEMQKGVEGTGLAFIAFTEAMTLLPGSPFWSALFFLMLLNLGLSTMFGTMEGILAPLKDRFKTLANNKTKLTVFSCIIGFVIGLLFTQRCGNYFVTMFDDYSATLPLIIVVVFETFSVSWLYGADRFLDDIQGMLGWRPHVIYKYLWKYICLLAMLGLLLATIIRMGIKPPTYKAWNQEKASEEDLEYPGWALAVLALLIIFAMMPVPLGFIHTVLQDRTKPPTRDAENGQYSIVSTDDKCETPLTELSELDQMNGTAALFS
- the LOC115439299 gene encoding sodium-dependent neutral amino acid transporter B(0)AT2-like isoform X2; translation: MEKQPLPTDNDRTGTTDMEPNGYAVEENQQDSSEPPARAGWNSKLEYFLAQVGFSVGLGNVWRFPYLCHQNGGGAFLLLYVLLMLVVGIPLFFLELAAGQAIRQGSIGVWKYISPRLAGIGYSSCVVCFFVALYYNVILAWSLFYLGNSFQQPLPWEECPQEGNVTECEKSSPTSYFWYREALDITDSIDETGSFNPYIVCCLLAAWTIVCLGMFKGIKSSVKVMYFSSIFPYIVLFCFLIRGLMLDGAMEGITYMFYPKLEIWKDIQVWRQAATQVFFALGLGFGSIIAYSSYNPKNNNCHRDAYTVSFINFLTSVLATLVVFAVLGFRAKNKVMECIVSNLNQLSEQFNSGYVEKSLMPVFNISDPKSVNTQHYSSWFQQHGSKIPGNLTACSLETEMQKGVEGTGLAFIAFTEAMTLLPGSPFWSALFFLMLLNLGLSTMFGTMEGILAPLKDRFKTLANNKTKLTVFSCIIGFVIGLLFTQRCGNYFVTMFDDYSATLPLIIVVVFETFSVSWLYGADRFLDDIQGMLGWRPHVIYKYLWKYICLLAMLGLLLATIIRMGIKPPTYKAWNQEKASEEDLEYPGWALAVLALLIIFAMMPVPLGFIHTVLQDRTKPPTRDAENGQYSIVSTDDKCETPLTELSELDQMNGTAALFS